In Bacillus kexueae, the following proteins share a genomic window:
- a CDS encoding metal ABC transporter permease → MKDLLMQLQDPNTQWVLFGTVLLGIASGVLGSFSLLRKQSLIGDAMAHAALPGVCIAFLIYGSKSLLWFIVGAAVAGFISTWLIHVIVKMSRVKEDSAIGIVLSVFFGFGIVLLTYIQNESTGNKSGLDDFIFGQAASLVRADVILISSISIVLLFITALFFKEFKVITFDPAFAKGLGIPVKWLDSLLILMIVLAVVIGLQAVGVVLMAAMLITPAIAARYWTDRLSLMIIISGAIGAISGGVGTLISTTMRGLPTGPLIIVAATIIFLISLVFAPKKGLLAAFIKHMKMRKKTAVQQFLLSLYDLSEQRSFGQQSLDINEVFTRRKIQANLHSYVMKELENKGFIQVEKNQVSLTDKGLEVAYELTVEQRLYETYLMHEFEFQSSLNNKEFQFTLLNEMEQHRLYELMKMHGRMPLLVPQASKWKEKKVFMNEL, encoded by the coding sequence ATGAAGGATCTACTCATGCAGTTGCAAGATCCTAACACACAATGGGTGCTTTTTGGAACTGTTTTGTTAGGAATCGCTAGTGGTGTGCTCGGAAGTTTTTCTCTATTACGGAAACAAAGTTTAATAGGCGATGCGATGGCTCATGCAGCTTTACCAGGCGTATGCATCGCCTTTTTAATATATGGTAGTAAATCGTTGCTTTGGTTTATTGTTGGTGCCGCCGTTGCTGGCTTTATTTCAACGTGGCTCATTCATGTTATCGTGAAAATGTCACGTGTAAAAGAGGATTCAGCAATCGGGATCGTTTTATCTGTGTTTTTCGGATTTGGAATTGTGCTTTTAACATATATTCAAAATGAAAGTACAGGTAATAAGAGTGGGTTAGATGATTTTATATTCGGCCAAGCGGCCTCTTTAGTACGAGCAGATGTCATACTAATCTCGTCTATCTCAATTGTCCTTCTTTTTATTACGGCGTTGTTCTTTAAGGAATTTAAAGTGATTACGTTTGATCCGGCATTCGCAAAAGGTTTAGGCATTCCGGTGAAATGGTTAGATAGCTTATTAATATTAATGATTGTGTTAGCAGTTGTAATAGGGTTACAAGCGGTTGGGGTTGTATTGATGGCGGCCATGCTTATTACACCAGCTATAGCTGCTAGATATTGGACCGATCGACTAAGCCTGATGATTATCATTTCAGGTGCGATTGGTGCTATATCAGGTGGTGTCGGTACATTGATTAGTACAACAATGAGGGGTCTTCCAACTGGACCGTTGATTATTGTTGCTGCAACCATCATCTTTTTGATATCGCTTGTGTTTGCTCCAAAAAAAGGATTGCTAGCAGCTTTTATTAAGCATATGAAAATGAGGAAAAAAACGGCTGTGCAGCAATTTCTGTTGTCTCTTTATGACTTAAGTGAACAACGAAGTTTTGGTCAACAATCTCTGGATATTAATGAGGTATTTACGAGACGAAAAATCCAAGCAAATCTTCACTCATATGTGATGAAAGAGCTGGAAAACAAAGGGTTTATCCAAGTTGAAAAAAATCAGGTATCTTTAACTGATAAAGGGTTAGAAGTAGCTTATGAACTAACGGTAGAACAACGTCTTTATGAAACATATTTAATGCATGAATTCGAGTTCCAGAGCTCATTAAACAATAAAGAGTTTCAATTTACATTACTAAACGAGATGGAACAACATCGATTATATGAGCTAATGAAAATGCATGGTCGTATGCCGTTACTAGTTCCGCAAGCTTCGAAGTGGAAAGAGAAGAAGGTGTTTATGAATGAGCTATGA
- a CDS encoding metal ABC transporter permease, whose amino-acid sequence MSYEAWILLTASLVGASCGLIGTFLVLRKMAMLSDAISHSVILGIVGAYFISHSLNGVYMLVGAGIVGLLTTLFVQMLHDRGVQSDAAIGVVFTFLFAVGVIILSLYGGNVHLDVEHALMGEIAFIPWDTIEINGVDFGPQAVWMLGFVLLINVILIALFYKEFKISAFDPEMAVALGIPVTFFHYLQMTMLSFTTVASFDSVGAILVVALIIVPAATAYLLTDRLIHMLWISVTIGILSAFIGYYAASFYNVSISGAMASATGVLFALAFIFSPLHGLLGKWLAKKRISYDAQN is encoded by the coding sequence ATGAGCTATGAGGCATGGATTTTACTAACGGCATCGCTCGTAGGAGCTAGCTGTGGATTGATTGGAACATTTCTCGTTTTACGGAAAATGGCAATGCTTTCAGATGCCATTAGCCATAGTGTCATTTTAGGTATTGTCGGTGCATACTTTATTAGTCATTCTTTAAATGGTGTGTATATGTTAGTAGGAGCGGGGATTGTAGGGCTTCTCACCACATTATTCGTGCAAATGCTCCATGATAGGGGCGTTCAGTCTGATGCAGCAATTGGAGTTGTGTTCACCTTTTTGTTTGCAGTCGGAGTCATTATTTTATCTCTCTACGGTGGAAATGTTCATCTTGATGTCGAACATGCGTTAATGGGAGAAATCGCGTTTATTCCTTGGGATACGATTGAAATAAACGGTGTAGACTTTGGACCTCAAGCGGTATGGATGCTTGGATTTGTACTCTTGATTAACGTCATATTAATAGCTCTTTTTTACAAAGAATTCAAAATTTCAGCTTTTGACCCTGAAATGGCAGTTGCGCTAGGCATTCCAGTAACCTTTTTTCATTATTTGCAAATGACAATGCTCTCGTTTACCACAGTCGCTTCGTTTGATAGTGTTGGAGCCATTCTTGTTGTGGCCCTCATCATTGTACCTGCTGCTACAGCGTATTTATTAACAGATCGACTCATTCACATGCTCTGGATAAGTGTTACTATTGGGATCCTCTCCGCTTTCATAGGGTATTATGCTGCAAGCTTTTATAATGTTTCGATATCAGGCGCGATGGCGAGTGCAACAGGAGTATTATTCGCCTTAGCATTCATTTTCTCACCACTTCATGGATTGCTTGGAAAATGGTTAGCTAAAAAACGCATTTCATATGACGCACAAAATTGA
- a CDS encoding metal ABC transporter solute-binding protein, Zn/Mn family encodes MFKKIAFIPISFLIMSMFLIGCSNTEESVNSSNESSDTIKVFTTIFPLEDFTKKIGGEHVSVTSVFPAGADAHTYEPSTKQMVEMANGDLFIYTGIGLEGFAEKAHETLENENVKILKAGENLDLLSHNHEHAHEEEEHANEEEHAHEDEHAHEDEHAHEEEQVNEEENHHHDHDKDPHVWLDPILAEQVAENIKNTLIELKPDAQEDFEKNFQALVEQFHSLDAEMNAIVEKAERKEIVVSHAAYGYWEERYGIEQISISGLSPTEEPSQKELAHIIEKAQEYNIKYVIFENNVSSNVANIVQSELNAEALTLHNLESITEEQMEEGKDYFDIMKENIETLKKALNVRNS; translated from the coding sequence TTGTTTAAAAAAATAGCATTCATTCCAATTTCTTTTTTAATTATGTCTATGTTTTTGATTGGTTGTTCTAATACAGAAGAAAGTGTGAACTCATCAAACGAATCATCTGATACGATCAAAGTGTTTACAACCATTTTCCCTCTTGAAGATTTTACGAAGAAAATTGGTGGAGAACATGTTAGTGTCACAAGCGTCTTTCCTGCTGGAGCAGATGCCCACACTTATGAACCATCAACGAAACAAATGGTAGAGATGGCAAATGGGGACCTGTTCATCTACACTGGAATCGGGCTAGAAGGCTTTGCTGAGAAAGCACACGAAACATTGGAAAATGAAAATGTAAAAATTTTAAAAGCCGGTGAAAATCTCGATTTATTAAGTCATAACCACGAGCATGCGCATGAGGAAGAAGAACATGCAAATGAAGAAGAGCATGCGCACGAAGATGAACATGCACACGAAGATGAGCATGCACATGAAGAAGAGCAAGTAAACGAAGAAGAGAATCATCACCATGATCATGACAAAGATCCACATGTTTGGTTAGATCCAATTTTAGCTGAGCAAGTTGCAGAAAATATAAAAAACACTCTTATTGAGCTAAAGCCTGATGCACAAGAAGATTTCGAAAAGAATTTCCAAGCTCTAGTAGAACAATTTCATAGCCTTGATGCTGAGATGAATGCCATTGTCGAGAAGGCTGAACGAAAAGAAATTGTCGTTTCTCATGCAGCATACGGTTACTGGGAAGAACGATATGGCATTGAGCAAATCAGTATCTCAGGCCTATCCCCTACTGAAGAACCATCTCAAAAAGAGTTAGCACATATTATTGAGAAGGCACAGGAGTACAACATTAAATACGTCATTTTTGAAAATAATGTCTCAAGCAACGTAGCAAACATCGTACAATCTGAACTAAATGCTGAAGCTTTAACATTACACAACTTAGAAAGCATTACAGAAGAGCAAATGGAAGAAGGAAAAGACTATTTTGATATTATGAAAGAAAATATCGAAACGTTAAAGAAGGCGTTAAATGTACGAAATAGCTAG
- the yidD gene encoding membrane protein insertion efficiency factor YidD, which produces MKQVLIFLIHFYRKLISPLKPPTCRFYPTCSQYGLEAIQRHGALKGGWLTIKRILKCHPFHPGGIDPVPDKIQKKT; this is translated from the coding sequence ATGAAGCAAGTGCTCATCTTCCTTATACATTTCTACAGAAAACTCATTTCTCCCCTTAAACCACCAACATGTCGATTTTATCCAACCTGTTCACAATATGGGCTTGAAGCGATTCAGAGACATGGTGCCTTGAAAGGCGGATGGTTAACGATCAAACGAATTCTAAAATGTCACCCATTCCATCCAGGCGGTATTGACCCTGTACCTGATAAAATTCAGAAAAAAACATAA
- a CDS encoding S-ribosylhomocysteine lyase, with product MPSVESFELDHNAVKAPYVRHCGVHKVGSDGVVNKFDIRFCQPNKQAMKPDAIHTLEHLLAFNIRKYVEKYDHFDIIDVSPMGCQTGFYLVVSGEPTVREIIDLLEDTMKEAVEVTEVPAANETQCGQAKLHDLDGAKRLMRFWLEQSKEDLEKVFG from the coding sequence ATGCCTTCAGTAGAAAGCTTTGAATTAGATCATAACGCTGTAAAAGCACCTTACGTTCGTCACTGCGGTGTTCATAAAGTCGGAAGTGACGGGGTTGTTAACAAATTTGATATTCGTTTTTGTCAGCCGAATAAACAAGCGATGAAGCCGGATGCAATTCATACATTAGAACATTTACTGGCTTTTAACATCCGTAAATATGTTGAAAAATACGATCACTTTGATATAATCGATGTTTCTCCAATGGGATGTCAAACGGGGTTTTATCTTGTTGTGAGTGGGGAGCCTACGGTACGAGAAATTATAGACTTATTAGAAGATACAATGAAAGAAGCTGTGGAAGTGACGGAGGTTCCGGCTGCAAACGAAACACAGTGCGGCCAAGCGAAGTTGCATGATTTAGATGGTGCAAAAAGACTTATGCGATTCTGGCTTGAGCAAAGCAAAGAAGATTTGGAAAAGGTTTTTGGATAA
- a CDS encoding permease, producing the protein MESMGQSFQRKIIPATLFTVIIFLFLFIDFIDVGALLPSSYKSIHVMFLSIILEAIPFILLGVFVSSLIQVFITEDMVRKYIPHNPIIAIFPAALLGAIFPVCECAIVPIVRRLMKKGVPLHVGVVFLVGGPILNPVVFASTYYAFQTNTQIAYARMGLAFVLSMVIGFIIYLLFENKQQLKESTTLEHSHHHHQNKWLSMFHHASDEFFDMGKYLIMGAFITSVFQVTIDRTTLSSIGNSEFFAPLLMMGLAFILSLCSEADAFVASSFAHVFSSTSLLAFLVYGPMIDLKNTILLFAYYKKKFVFTLIGVITVVVYGSVLLYGTIFG; encoded by the coding sequence ATGGAATCAATGGGTCAATCTTTTCAGAGAAAGATCATTCCCGCTACATTATTTACCGTTATTATTTTTCTGTTTTTATTTATAGATTTTATTGACGTAGGGGCACTTTTGCCTTCTTCGTATAAAAGTATTCATGTCATGTTTTTAAGCATTATTTTGGAAGCCATTCCTTTTATTTTATTAGGGGTGTTTGTTTCATCTTTAATTCAAGTTTTTATTACAGAGGATATGGTTCGTAAATATATACCTCATAATCCTATTATTGCTATTTTCCCTGCCGCTTTATTAGGCGCAATTTTTCCTGTTTGTGAGTGTGCAATCGTACCGATAGTTAGGAGATTAATGAAAAAAGGGGTACCACTTCATGTCGGTGTCGTCTTTTTAGTAGGGGGGCCGATCTTAAATCCGGTCGTGTTCGCTTCTACTTATTATGCTTTTCAAACGAACACACAGATTGCATATGCTAGAATGGGATTAGCGTTTGTTTTATCAATGGTTATCGGATTCATCATTTATCTACTATTTGAGAACAAACAACAGCTAAAAGAATCGACAACGCTAGAACATTCTCATCACCATCATCAAAATAAGTGGTTAAGTATGTTCCATCATGCGAGTGATGAGTTTTTTGACATGGGAAAATATTTAATCATGGGTGCATTCATTACGAGTGTGTTTCAAGTAACAATTGATCGAACTACTCTTTCATCGATAGGAAATAGTGAATTTTTCGCTCCGCTACTTATGATGGGGCTTGCCTTTATACTCTCGCTATGCTCAGAAGCGGATGCGTTTGTTGCTTCTTCCTTTGCACATGTATTCTCATCCACTTCATTGTTAGCATTCCTTGTATATGGACCAATGATCGACTTGAAAAATACGATTTTACTTTTTGCTTATTATAAAAAGAAGTTTGTATTTACGTTAATTGGTGTAATAACGGTTGTTGTATACGGTTCAGTTCTGCTTTATGGAACAATTTTTGGCTAA
- a CDS encoding TIGR03943 family putative permease subunit, whose translation MVQFHAYIRGVILIGFSLLLFKLVVTGHITKFIAPKMLPYSYFGLVTFFILGVIQILKGRSDQRHKASCGCEGHELPKTNKQSLLIYSLFVFPLVTGFMFPDVILDSSVALKRGFKQEIQKQANVAVANNDSEKSLADQYLEDPEAVLEMLEQEAQEQQTETESEAAISADEIQSYFEEQDLKRKQEILKQEVIRVNDDNFISVTRVLDQWSQEFAGKKIEYFGFVYREDDFETDQFVIARFGISCCAADASVYGTIASVKDAHKFKNDEWVRVEGTLSTTNYHGVQIPIILIDDIERAKQPKEPYVYELIDSIQIVE comes from the coding sequence ATGGTACAATTTCATGCTTATATTAGAGGTGTCATCTTAATTGGCTTTTCGTTACTTCTGTTTAAACTCGTTGTGACGGGACATATTACAAAGTTTATTGCTCCGAAAATGTTACCGTATAGTTATTTTGGCTTGGTTACGTTTTTTATTTTAGGAGTTATTCAAATTTTGAAAGGGAGATCTGATCAAAGACATAAAGCTTCTTGTGGCTGTGAAGGACATGAACTACCAAAAACTAACAAGCAGTCACTTCTTATTTATAGTTTATTTGTTTTTCCACTTGTGACGGGATTTATGTTTCCAGATGTGATTTTAGATAGTTCCGTCGCCTTGAAAAGAGGGTTTAAGCAAGAGATTCAAAAACAAGCAAATGTCGCAGTTGCTAATAATGATTCAGAGAAAAGTTTAGCTGATCAATATTTGGAGGATCCTGAAGCTGTTTTGGAAATGCTTGAGCAAGAGGCTCAAGAGCAACAAACTGAGACGGAATCCGAAGCCGCTATATCGGCTGATGAGATTCAAAGCTACTTTGAAGAGCAAGATTTAAAACGAAAGCAAGAAATACTAAAACAGGAAGTGATTCGGGTGAACGACGATAATTTTATATCTGTGACCCGTGTTTTAGATCAATGGAGTCAAGAATTTGCCGGAAAGAAAATTGAGTATTTCGGGTTTGTTTATCGTGAGGACGATTTTGAAACGGATCAATTTGTTATTGCTCGATTTGGAATTTCTTGCTGCGCTGCTGATGCATCCGTATATGGAACGATCGCTAGTGTAAAGGATGCGCACAAATTTAAAAACGATGAATGGGTACGAGTTGAGGGAACGTTATCGACTACAAATTATCACGGAGTTCAAATTCCGATCATTTTAATCGATGATATTGAAAGAGCGAAACAACCAAAAGAGCCATATGTGTATGAATTAATCGATAGTATTCAAATCGTTGAATAA